The Bacillus sp. FJAT-27916 genomic interval CATATGGTCACGCAGCAGTTTATCGAAGAAATCGACATTTTCTGCCTTCTTGACGAGCTTTTGAATAAGCCGGTTAAATTCAGGCATCCCAGCTGCGAATAAGCCCATGACCTCCTTGTATTTTTCCGCCCCGAACCGGACTTTATTTCGTTTCAGTCCATTGATGGCTCTGTCCAAAATGACTTCCCTGGCCAATTCATTCGAGGAATACACATAGTGAATCAAATTTGCGATGACGGCGAAATACAGTTCAAACGGATTAACCAGATCGGTCCGTTCCTTATGATGGGTCCAATAATAGGTGTAGGGAGTAACGGCTCCAGCTTGCAGATCATCAAATAAATCTGTAAAATCATCTGCGAGCTGATTGTAAATGCCGTAGTAAAACGTCCGCTCGTCAAAACCCTTATCTTCATCTGCGCCAATCACCGAACGAACAATTAATCTTGAGGAGGCTGATTTCAGAATGACAGGAATCAGAAGTTCCTCATTTGTGTAATCTGCATGAGACAATTCTTTATTACGGTCCAGCTCCTGTGCATGAAAAAAGACATAGGATTCTGAGAAAAAGGTATTTAAAGCTTCAGGTGACTGATGATTTTTCATATAAGTAAAGGCCTCTGAAAGTTCTGAGTGGATATAGGCAAGAATCTCCCTCTTCCCCTCCGGCCATTCCCCCAGCTCAGGAATTTCACGAGTGAGCAAGGCCGTACGAATCATGGCTGAATATTGCTCCTTCTCCTTGTCTGTCAAATAATTAGAGTCAAGGAGATCATCTACGAATGGATAGGTAAGACCATAGGCATAGCCCAGTCTTATCGCTTCATCAAGCTTAACCGCCCGAACATCCTCCTCTATGTCCTCACCCATTTGATCGTAGGCATGAAGCACAACCCCGGCGATAATTTTAATCAGCTTCCGCTTGGCATGACCTGCGTTCAGCTCGTCTGGAATATGTTCTGCCACGCTGCTCAATTTAGAAAACAGCCAAATGACGCTAAGCTCGATTCCTTCTTTCTCACCCCATCGATACAGCTCATCCCTGCTTAAGGTTCCTGCCTTCTCTTCAGTAGAATGGGCCACATATTTTTTTAAGCGCCTCACCGTTTGCTCGATTTCTTCTTCCGCCTCAGCTGTATCCATTGCCTTTCCAAGATCACGCATATATAAATAAGCTGCACTCCTGCGTAAATAGGGATC includes:
- a CDS encoding polyprenyl synthetase family protein encodes the protein MMKETHSSYQLAEVRAEQYFKRLRTEVLERHFIPVLTDDFSEWKENHVNLPFLAGPKKDSSIGYRPYLKWLDYTGKLDPYLRRSAAYLYMRDLGKAMDTAEAEEEIEQTVRRLKKYVAHSTEEKAGTLSRDELYRWGEKEGIELSVIWLFSKLSSVAEHIPDELNAGHAKRKLIKIIAGVVLHAYDQMGEDIEEDVRAVKLDEAIRLGYAYGLTYPFVDDLLDSNYLTDKEKEQYSAMIRTALLTREIPELGEWPEGKREILAYIHSELSEAFTYMKNHQSPEALNTFFSESYVFFHAQELDRNKELSHADYTNEELLIPVILKSASSRLIVRSVIGADEDKGFDERTFYYGIYNQLADDFTDLFDDLQAGAVTPYTYYWTHHKERTDLVNPFELYFAVIANLIHYVYSSNELAREVILDRAINGLKRNKVRFGAEKYKEVMGLFAAGMPEFNRLIQKLVKKAENVDFFDKLLRDHMLAQLEKDRTDRETFSSLTNELREEMNSFLPLGEDIQNALPEERTLREAANYSLMADGKRMRPVIAWMMGMEFGLNKQDLIPVLKSLEYMHTASLIFDDLPSQDNAAARRGQPALHIAYTNAIAELTGIFLIQKATLEQASIQSFKPEAVLSLIQYSANAAMQMCRGQVIDLEEKKGSVSLEELNSMCFYKTGIGFEAAVMMPAILAEADEGERQALKQFAHHAGIAFQIKDDLLDTEGNSEALGKPAGQDEENGRSTFVTVLGVDGARKQMWHHYCEAIESLQGINRNTDFLKHLLDYLINRQR